Below is a window of Ananas comosus cultivar F153 linkage group 9, ASM154086v1, whole genome shotgun sequence DNA.
GCGCCGCATATACCTGTGCGTTGTAGCTCTGCATTCCAAGTACAGGAGACTCCACACAGAAGGAGCTTTTTTCCACACTATCTGACACACTATGTCTAAAAACGAGATGGCCTAAAGAATGATAAGTCAGGAACGCTGCATGTAGACTACCTTCTGGAATTCTATATATCGGATACCAAGCAACTGAGTACCTGGAAAATAAGGAAATACATATGTCATCAGCTCATTGTGAAATTTAAGTAGTATACTACACTTTGAATTGCTTCTATTGTTAGTGCCAGCTTTTCAGTATTCACTACTTACCAAGATGCAGGGTGGACATCACGCAATTTCATGCAATCAAGCTTGGACGGGTTACCAAATACTTGAGAACTGGAAGAACCATCCTCAATGATCTCCTTAATTCTGCAGGATTTACAACAAAAAAGTTAATCAAGAAAAACAGAAAAGCTTAAGATAATTTCCTCAGTAAGTTTTCTGAACGAAGCCATAATAAAAGGATTTAACCATAGTTCCCCACTTTGAATATAACGGCTTCCGGTTTTGTGGTGGTTCTTGctcaaaatattcaaatatcacTTCTGAATCATCAGACAAGCAATTTGTGGATGTGGAATTATCAACACAACTTGGCTTTACTGGGTCAAATAGCTGTACTGCCGAGAGTAGTGGAACAAAATAAGCACGAAATGATATAGCTTTCCTTTCCAGCCCTTCTGAGATCTGAGAGAGATCTTCTGCTTTTACTTCCAAGCCGTAATTACCAGGCCCCTCGTACCAACTCCAAACATCCCGCAAAACAGCATCCCTATTGAGGCGCCTGTCAAATGAAGAAACAATGACTGGAGAAGCAGAACAAAGCACTTTCTCAAACTCTGCAATAGGGCTTCCTGTTGCATTTTGAACATTTTCACAAGTTATCTGTAACCTGTAAGCTGCAACAAGAGCTTGTGCTGCCTTCTCCGAGAAAATACCTATGGAAAGGCTATTTTGATCGAAACAAGACCCACAACGGTCACTTTTACTATCTTTGAAGCATTTCTCTTCATAAGCATCTCTTTGTCCAGTAATTTCTGTTTCTTTCCTGTGAATGCTTGCTTTCGGCATTGAGTGTCTATTATGTATTGGAGCTATTTTGTCGGTAAAGCAGTCCCCGGAATAAAGCACGTAAGGATGTCCAGTTTCCAAGCACTCCAGGGATTTAACTGAGTGATCACGAGAAATGTTCAAAGCTTCACCTAATACATGCTTATTCATTGGAACCGTCTCATAAATCTGCATGTGAGTCCGACCGGCTAAAGGCGCAAACCCAAAATGATATAATTCTGAAGAATCAAAACTACTATGATGATTTCTATGGCTAATCCTCTGTCCATCTATATAGCTTCTTTGATCAGCACTAGCGCATAAATTCCCTTTACAGGAGATATACGGCCTAAATGGAGGCCTATGTAAATTGGACATACAATCCCATAAATCTGTATTATTGCAGATGTTCTTCTCTACATTAATAGGCTGATCCAATCGCTGATTCGACTTTCCACAAAAACCATTCACAGGTATGGGCAACTTTTGGCCAAATGCAGCACGAAAGCTGTGACCAAAAGCCTGTTCAGTTAAAACAGCTTCTGCCCATCCCCAACTTTTCTGTTTGACTTCTCCATTGCTAATTCCCAGTTCTTTGGCTCTATGTTGAGGACCATTTCTAAAAGCATAAGAAAATTCTGGACAAGGCAACAACCCATCTCCTAAGTAGGAGCGGTTGATGCCACAAGTTTCTACGCTTCCAGTTTTCCTCCCTGTCTTTCGCCATACAAAACGAGTATTCCTATTTCTGAATTGTTTATGTTTGTCTCT
It encodes the following:
- the LOC109715874 gene encoding uncharacterized protein LOC109715874 gives rise to the protein MMGNPIEVSKAVKVEENPILTGYSCDGVGFVGLATNSSDINKPGKKSKKNRKKKANLLKNHHLDANAASKSPALVNTHSSSIEGFDCVALMRGPDECKQFNATISLKSSTEDSPMNFAKFDDSCNKEVKVTDPGLEFISPTGWDQMDSGIGKSGEFEAKPAVSSSCHDGSAILENGSYAPSSYGTKRLNSTYASQISRDKHKQFRNRNTRFVWRKTGRKTGSVETCGINRSYLGDGLLPCPEFSYAFRNGPQHRAKELGISNGEVKQKSWGWAEAVLTEQAFGHSFRAAFGQKLPIPVNGFCGKSNQRLDQPINVEKNICNNTDLWDCMSNLHRPPFRPYISCKGNLCASADQRSYIDGQRISHRNHHSSFDSSELYHFGFAPLAGRTHMQIYETVPMNKHVLGEALNISRDHSVKSLECLETGHPYVLYSGDCFTDKIAPIHNRHSMPKASIHRKETEITGQRDAYEEKCFKDSKSDRCGSCFDQNSLSIGIFSEKAAQALVAAYRLQITCENVQNATGSPIAEFEKVLCSASPVIVSSFDRRLNRDAVLRDVWSWYEGPGNYGLEVKAEDLSQISEGLERKAISFRAYFVPLLSAVQLFDPVKPSCVDNSTSTNCLSDDSEVIFEYFEQEPPQNRKPLYSKIKEIIEDGSSSSQVFGNPSKLDCMKLRDVHPASWYSVAWYPIYRIPEGSLHAAFLTYHSLGHLVFRHSVSDSVEKSSFCVESPVLGMQSYNAQGECWFHSVKPTGSVSIEGKQFDFSELVKERLRALEETAAVFARGRVRKNHKIAANMHPDYEFFISRKR